AGGAGGCGTGCCGGCGGATCGGTGCGCACGTCCGGCGGGATTCCCGCTACGCGCACACCAGCCACCTACGGGTCCTGGCCGGCGGGGCGGTGGTCTGGGACGAGCACTTCGGCGGGCCGCGGGTGGCGGACGTCTTCTCGGTGACGAAGACGGTGGTCGCCACGGTCGCGGGCCTCGCGGCACGCGCCGGCCGGCTGCCCGACCTCGATTCCGCCGTGCGCGACGTGCTGCCCCCGGTCCCGGCCGGGCAGACCTGGCGCCACCTGCTGAGCATGACGCGCGGCGCGGCCACGACACCGCCCTGGGACGAGGACACCATCCGGGTGCTCCCCGGCGGGCAGGTCGCGGCCGCCGCGTCGGCGCCGCGGATCGACCGGCCGGGCCGGACCTTCCGGTACGACAACGCCGGCTACCACCTGCTGTCCGCCGCGCTCGGGGTCGTGCTGGGCCGGCCGGTCGCGGACTACGCGGCGGACGCGCTGTTCGGGCCGCTCGGGATCGAGGACGCGGTGTGGCCGGCGGACCCGGACGGCGTCAGTTTCGGATTCGCGCACCTGCGGCTGTCGGCGGTGTCGCTCGGGCGGCTCGGCGAGCTGTGGCGGAACGGGTCCATGACGGACCCGGCGTTCGCGGCCGCGATGGTCACGCCGCACTCCCCGGCCGCGCTCCCGGAGAACATGGGCTACGGCCTCGGCATCTGGGTCGGCGGGCGCGAGCTGCTCGCGTCCGGGTGGGCCGGTCAGCACGTCCTGATCCGTCCGGACCTGACCGTGGTGACCACCGGCGACCCGCGCTTCGACCCGGGACCGCCGCCCCGCGACGCGCTCCCGCCGGACTGGCGGCCCGCGATCGGCCTGGTGCGCCGCTATCTGCCCCGGTGACGCGGGCGCACGGGACCTGCCGCGGGCGCGCGGGGTGGTAGGAAGTGCGGGTGGCCGGCGAGACGCGAACCGGCCGAGCGAACGTCTTCCGGACCATGTCGAAAACGCGGCGGCGCCGTTCGACGTAGCGACAGGCACCCACCCGAGGAGAGATTCCGATGCGCACCCTGATCATCACCGCGTTCGTGTCCCTGGACGGCGTCATGGAGGCGCCCGGCGGCGAGCCCGGCTACCGCAATTCGGGCTGGACGTTCAAGGGCGTCGAATTCGACCCGGCCGCGTACGAGATCAAGGGGCGTGAGCAGGACGAGGCCGGCGCGCTGCTGGTCGGCCGCCGGTCCTACGAGGCGTTCGCGCCGATCTGGCCGACCATGACCGAGGACTTCAAGGGCTACAACAGCATGCCGCGGTACGTCGTGAGCACCACGCTGGCCGCGCCGGACGACCGCTGGCCGGCGACCGTCCTCCGCTCGCTGGACGAGGTGGCCGCGCTGAAGGAGACCGAGGGCGGCCCGATCATCGTGCACGGCAGCGCCACGCTCGGCGCCGCGCTCGCCGACGCCGGCCTGGTCGACCGGTACCACCTGCTGGTCTTCCCGCTGCTGCTGGGCGCCGGCAAGCGCCTGTTCAGC
This genomic window from Catenuloplanes niger contains:
- a CDS encoding serine hydrolase domain-containing protein; the encoded protein is MRSDIEEACRRIGAHVRRDSRYAHTSHLRVLAGGAVVWDEHFGGPRVADVFSVTKTVVATVAGLAARAGRLPDLDSAVRDVLPPVPAGQTWRHLLSMTRGAATTPPWDEDTIRVLPGGQVAAAASAPRIDRPGRTFRYDNAGYHLLSAALGVVLGRPVADYAADALFGPLGIEDAVWPADPDGVSFGFAHLRLSAVSLGRLGELWRNGSMTDPAFAAAMVTPHSPAALPENMGYGLGIWVGGRELLASGWAGQHVLIRPDLTVVTTGDPRFDPGPPPRDALPPDWRPAIGLVRRYLPR
- a CDS encoding dihydrofolate reductase family protein encodes the protein MRTLIITAFVSLDGVMEAPGGEPGYRNSGWTFKGVEFDPAAYEIKGREQDEAGALLVGRRSYEAFAPIWPTMTEDFKGYNSMPRYVVSTTLAAPDDRWPATVLRSLDEVAALKETEGGPIIVHGSATLGAALADAGLVDRYHLLVFPLLLGAGKRLFSTADRDLTKLRIVEHEVYGNGVQKQVFDVVR